One genomic region from Desulfovibrio sp. Huiquan2017 encodes:
- a CDS encoding methyltransferase domain-containing protein codes for MSSTEMPQTDDAPRKGYGPTSFWLQEPGPVFAHLDLKPGQVFLDAGCGAGEYSLYAARLLGETGQVIAVDNIALSTDALNGLPARPGEAPITAFAADITAALPIDPHSVDVVFLSTVLHIKKVRDRAPEMFREFHRVLRPGGTLAVLECKKVEANFGPPLHSRLAESDVRALVEPHGFRHANTLDTGHANLIRFEAT; via the coding sequence ATGAGTAGCACCGAGATGCCGCAAACGGACGATGCGCCCCGCAAGGGGTATGGGCCGACCAGTTTCTGGCTGCAGGAACCGGGACCGGTCTTCGCGCACCTGGACCTCAAGCCGGGCCAGGTCTTTCTGGACGCCGGGTGCGGGGCCGGGGAATACTCCCTGTACGCCGCGCGCCTGCTTGGCGAGACCGGCCAGGTCATCGCCGTGGACAACATCGCCCTGTCCACCGACGCCCTCAACGGACTGCCCGCCCGGCCCGGCGAGGCCCCGATCACCGCCTTCGCCGCCGACATCACCGCCGCCCTGCCCATCGACCCGCACTCCGTGGACGTCGTCTTCCTGTCCACCGTGCTGCACATCAAAAAGGTCCGCGACCGCGCTCCCGAAATGTTCCGCGAGTTCCACCGCGTTCTGCGCCCGGGCGGCACCCTGGCCGTGCTCGAATGCAAAAAGGTCGAGGCGAACTTCGGCCCGCCCCTGCACTCCCGCCTGGCCGAAAGCGACGTCCGCGCCCTGGTCGAACCCCATGGCTTCCGCCATGCGAACACCCTCGACACGGGCCACGCCAACCTCATCCGCTTCGAGGCGACCTAG
- the trpA gene encoding tryptophan synthase subunit alpha, which translates to MNPMQIRIEEAHRKGKVGLIPFLPAGFPDRERFWKELAELDAAGASVIEIGMPFSDPVADGPVVEKASLQCLADNINLTWILTELKKRKGQFKAALLLMGYLNPVYQYGLDKFGADCEAAGVSGLIIADMPHEESQFVKDAIAPHGVALVPLIGLNTTKERMRLYADGAQGFCYFVSVLGTTGQRDALPARIKEKLAEAKEVFDIPVALGFGIKHPDQLKEFEGLLDAAVFGSALISHIESGKTXHPDQLKEFEGLLDAAVFGSALISHIESGKTSDSFMEPWK; encoded by the coding sequence ATGAATCCCATGCAAATACGAATCGAAGAGGCCCACCGGAAAGGCAAGGTCGGTCTCATTCCCTTCCTGCCCGCGGGCTTCCCCGACCGTGAGCGGTTCTGGAAGGAACTGGCGGAACTCGACGCGGCGGGCGCGTCGGTCATCGAGATCGGCATGCCCTTCTCCGACCCCGTGGCCGATGGCCCGGTGGTGGAAAAGGCGTCCCTGCAATGTCTGGCGGACAACATCAACTTGACCTGGATCCTGACGGAACTCAAAAAGCGCAAGGGACAATTCAAGGCCGCCCTGCTGCTCATGGGCTACCTCAACCCGGTCTACCAGTATGGGCTGGACAAATTCGGCGCGGACTGCGAGGCCGCCGGAGTGTCCGGCCTGATCATCGCGGACATGCCCCACGAGGAATCACAGTTCGTCAAGGACGCCATCGCCCCCCACGGCGTGGCCCTGGTCCCCCTGATCGGCCTGAATACCACCAAGGAGCGCATGCGCCTCTACGCCGACGGCGCGCAGGGGTTCTGCTACTTCGTGTCCGTGCTCGGCACCACCGGCCAGCGTGACGCCCTGCCCGCGCGCATCAAAGAAAAGCTGGCCGAGGCCAAGGAGGTCTTCGATATCCCCGTGGCCCTCGGCTTCGGCATCAAGCATCCCGACCAGCTCAAGGAATTCGAGGGGCTCCTGGACGCCGCCGTGTTCGGCTCCGCCCTCATCAGCCACATCGAATCCGGCAAAACCANGCATCCCGACCAGCTCAAGGAATTCGAGGGGCTCCTGGACGCCGCCGTGTTCGGCTCCGCCCTCATCAGCCACATCGAATCCGGCAAAACCAGCGACTCCTTCATGGAGCCCTGGAAGTAG
- the trpB gene encoding tryptophan synthase subunit beta — translation MKKGYFGDFGGQFIPELLMPPLIELEEAMRTILPSEAFQSRFTDMLKENVGRPSAITYCPNLSKDLGLDLWLKREDLNHSGAHKINNTLGQGLLAKMMGKEVLLAETGAGMHGVATAVAAAMLDMKAVIYMGATDVVRQAPNVGRMRLMGADIIAVESGTKTLKDAINAALRRWIADQETTHYCFGTAAGPHPFPTLVREFQQIISKEARAQFMERNRGELPDVVVACVGGGSNAIGMFHHFIPDESVKIVGVEAAGTGEPGCYSSAPIDHGTEGVLHGMKTKLLQTPDGQIEPSHSVAPGLDYPGVGPEHAHLDAIGRVDYTTINDAQAINAFKVLSRREGIIPALESSHAVAYAIENKDALQGKSVLVCLSGRGDKDLGILDRIL, via the coding sequence ATGAAAAAAGGATACTTCGGCGATTTCGGCGGGCAGTTCATCCCCGAACTGCTCATGCCGCCGCTCATTGAGCTCGAAGAGGCCATGCGGACCATCCTCCCCTCCGAGGCGTTCCAAAGCCGCTTCACCGACATGCTCAAGGAAAACGTGGGCCGTCCGTCGGCCATCACCTACTGTCCGAACCTGTCCAAGGATCTCGGCCTGGATCTCTGGCTCAAGCGCGAGGACCTGAACCATTCGGGCGCGCACAAGATCAACAACACCCTGGGCCAGGGATTGCTGGCCAAGATGATGGGCAAGGAAGTCCTCCTGGCCGAGACCGGCGCGGGCATGCACGGCGTGGCCACCGCCGTGGCCGCCGCCATGCTCGACATGAAGGCGGTCATCTACATGGGGGCCACCGACGTGGTCCGCCAGGCACCCAATGTGGGCCGCATGCGCCTCATGGGCGCGGACATCATCGCCGTGGAATCGGGCACCAAGACCCTCAAGGACGCCATCAACGCGGCCCTCAGGCGCTGGATCGCGGACCAGGAGACCACCCATTACTGTTTCGGCACCGCCGCCGGACCGCACCCCTTCCCCACCCTGGTGCGCGAGTTCCAACAGATCATCTCGAAAGAGGCGCGGGCCCAGTTCATGGAGCGCAACCGGGGCGAGTTGCCCGACGTGGTCGTGGCCTGCGTGGGCGGCGGCTCCAACGCCATCGGCATGTTCCACCACTTCATCCCGGACGAATCCGTGAAGATCGTGGGTGTTGAGGCCGCGGGCACCGGCGAGCCGGGCTGTTACAGCTCCGCGCCCATCGACCACGGCACCGAGGGCGTGCTGCACGGCATGAAGACCAAGCTGCTCCAGACCCCGGACGGCCAGATCGAGCCGTCGCACTCCGTGGCCCCGGGCCTGGACTACCCCGGCGTGGGCCCGGAGCACGCCCATCTCGACGCCATCGGCCGCGTGGACTACACGACCATCAATGACGCCCAGGCCATCAACGCCTTCAAGGTCCTGTCCCGGCGCGAAGGCATCATCCCGGCCCTGGAATCCTCCCACGCCGTGGCCTACGCCATCGAGAACAAGGACGCCCTCCAAGGCAAGTCCGTGCTCGTCTGCCTGTCCGGGCGCGGCGACAAGGACCTCGGCATCCTCGACCGGATACTCTAG
- a CDS encoding phosphoribosylanthranilate isomerase, whose protein sequence is MARPLVKVCGMTRMEDVQLCVDLGVDLIGFIFHPGSPRNAAPDFVAAVKTGKVSKVGVFVNQTADEVIEIMGRCGLHAAQLHGGQDVDFCWKIGPDRVIRTFWPDTYPSPGALVRDLERYAEVCGHFLLDAGAKGQGGTGNSIDIDILQDIEIQTPWFLAGGLGPDSVRRALTAGPSGLDFNSGVESAPGIKDETKLREVLRILAEME, encoded by the coding sequence ATGGCGCGCCCCCTGGTCAAGGTCTGCGGCATGACCCGCATGGAGGATGTCCAACTCTGCGTCGATCTCGGCGTGGATCTCATCGGCTTCATCTTCCATCCCGGCAGCCCGCGCAACGCGGCCCCGGATTTCGTGGCTGCGGTCAAAACCGGCAAGGTCTCCAAGGTCGGCGTGTTCGTCAACCAGACCGCCGACGAAGTCATCGAAATCATGGGCCGCTGCGGGCTGCACGCGGCCCAACTGCACGGCGGCCAGGACGTGGACTTCTGCTGGAAGATCGGACCGGACCGGGTCATCCGGACCTTCTGGCCCGACACCTATCCCTCGCCCGGAGCCCTGGTGCGCGACCTGGAGCGCTACGCCGAGGTCTGCGGACACTTTCTCCTGGACGCGGGCGCAAAAGGCCAGGGCGGCACCGGCAATTCGATTGATATCGACATTCTGCAAGATATTGAAATACAAACACCTTGGTTCCTTGCAGGCGGACTCGGCCCAGACAGTGTCAGGCGCGCCCTGACGGCTGGCCCCTCCGGCCTGGACTTCAACTCCGGCGTGGAAAGCGCGCCGGGCATCAAGGACGAGACCAAGCTGCGGGAAGTCCTCCGGATTCTCGCGGAAATGGAATAA
- a CDS encoding indole-3-glycerol-phosphate synthase, whose product MLNKFREAKRLEIESLHKDFAAGRIPAAYRGERPSFVEAVRAKGPGAIIAEFKPASPSKGVLRENLNPLDYAEAYAQNGAAAISVLTEHKYFKGTPDFLFMMNEPGLPLLRKDFIFDPLQVAMTASSPASAVLLIARMCDDATHLRQLIDIARMPGLAPVVEIFDQADLDRAREAGADIIQVNNRDLDTLTTTLDQGRRFIKQKRDGELWICASGVSTRAQVEEMAGLGFDAILIGTSLMEAEDPGAKLAELTGAK is encoded by the coding sequence ATGTTGAATAAATTCCGTGAAGCGAAACGGCTCGAAATCGAGTCGTTGCACAAGGACTTCGCGGCCGGGCGCATCCCGGCCGCCTACCGGGGCGAGCGCCCCTCCTTCGTCGAGGCCGTCCGGGCCAAGGGACCCGGCGCGATCATCGCCGAGTTCAAGCCCGCCAGCCCGAGCAAGGGCGTACTGCGCGAAAACCTCAATCCGCTCGACTATGCCGAAGCCTATGCGCAAAACGGGGCCGCGGCCATTTCCGTGCTGACCGAACACAAGTACTTCAAGGGCACCCCGGACTTCCTGTTCATGATGAACGAGCCCGGCCTGCCGCTTTTGCGTAAGGACTTCATCTTCGATCCGCTCCAGGTGGCCATGACGGCCTCCAGCCCGGCCTCGGCCGTGCTGCTCATCGCCCGCATGTGCGACGACGCGACCCATCTCAGGCAGCTCATCGACATCGCCCGCATGCCCGGCCTGGCCCCGGTGGTCGAGATCTTCGACCAGGCGGACCTGGACCGGGCCCGCGAGGCCGGTGCGGATATCATCCAGGTCAACAACCGCGACCTGGACACCTTGACCACCACCCTCGACCAGGGCCGCCGCTTCATCAAGCAGAAGCGCGACGGCGAACTGTGGATCTGCGCCAGCGGCGTGTCCACCCGCGCCCAGGTCGAGGAAATGGCCGGACTCGGCTTCGACGCCATCCTCATCGGCACGTCCCTGATGGAGGCCGAAGACCCCGGCGCCAAGCTCGCCGAGCTGACGGGAGCGAAATAA
- the trpD gene encoding anthranilate phosphoribosyltransferase → MTIAEILEILAQKRPLSDDQADFMFEELMTGNLTEAQVGAFLMGLRAKGEDSTDLAAGVRACLAHARTIPGIQATPDHPIFDTVGTGGDGQHSFNNSTAVSLFLADMGYTVAKHGNRALSSSCGSADALEGLGIPLEQTPEEAKAGLEKYNFAFLFAPAYHPAFKFIMPVRKQLGIRTLFNFMGPLLNPVRPSHQLIGVGDPERLFLMGETLLLTGVKRALIFAGAGGFDELTTWGVNRGYIIDDGRMDKAVVNPSALGFPRYAPEDVRVTGKEDAVDKLRLILAGKGPEAMMDMVALNLAGCLNLLDKGTMAECADIARDVVHAGLTKGIPYVE, encoded by the coding sequence ATGACCATAGCAGAAATCCTTGAAATCCTGGCCCAGAAACGTCCCCTGAGCGACGACCAGGCGGACTTCATGTTCGAAGAACTCATGACCGGCAACCTGACCGAGGCCCAGGTCGGGGCCTTTCTCATGGGGCTGCGCGCCAAGGGCGAGGACTCCACGGACCTGGCCGCGGGTGTGCGCGCCTGCCTGGCCCACGCCCGGACCATCCCCGGCATCCAGGCCACCCCGGACCACCCCATCTTCGACACCGTGGGTACCGGCGGCGACGGTCAGCACTCCTTCAACAACTCCACGGCGGTTTCCTTGTTCCTGGCGGACATGGGCTACACCGTGGCCAAACACGGCAACCGCGCCCTGTCCTCCTCCTGCGGGTCGGCCGACGCCCTGGAAGGATTGGGCATCCCGCTGGAGCAAACTCCGGAAGAGGCCAAGGCCGGGCTCGAAAAATACAACTTCGCCTTCCTGTTCGCCCCCGCCTACCACCCGGCCTTCAAGTTCATCATGCCCGTGCGCAAACAGCTCGGCATCCGCACCCTGTTCAACTTCATGGGCCCGCTGCTCAATCCGGTACGGCCATCCCACCAGCTCATCGGCGTGGGCGACCCGGAACGGCTCTTCCTCATGGGCGAGACCCTGCTGCTGACCGGCGTCAAACGCGCCCTTATCTTCGCGGGCGCGGGCGGCTTCGACGAACTGACCACCTGGGGCGTGAACAGAGGCTACATCATCGACGACGGCCGCATGGACAAGGCCGTGGTCAACCCGTCCGCCCTCGGCTTCCCGCGCTATGCCCCGGAAGATGTGCGCGTCACCGGCAAGGAGGACGCCGTGGACAAGCTCCGGCTGATCCTGGCGGGCAAGGGCCCCGAGGCCATGATGGACATGGTGGCCCTCAATCTGGCAGGTTGCCTCAATCTCCTGGACAAGGGGACCATGGCCGAGTGCGCCGACATCGCCCGGGACGTGGTCCACGCCGGACTGACAAAAGGAATACCCTATGTTGAATAA
- a CDS encoding aminodeoxychorismate/anthranilate synthase component II: MFLLIDNFDSFTFNLVQAFQQLGADPVVIRNDREQVLELAASGELERVCLSPGPSNPQNAGFCLEFLARLPKQTPVLGVCLGHQTLGHFAGAPVERAGRIMHGKTSEVFHEGQGVFAGLPSPFTVCRYHSLIVPAEKAADKIEVTARTDQGEVMGLQYRDRPWHGVQFHPESILTPEGPKLLANFLNIKG; this comes from the coding sequence ATGTTTTTGCTGATCGATAATTTCGACTCCTTCACCTTCAATCTGGTGCAGGCCTTCCAGCAGCTTGGAGCCGATCCCGTGGTCATCCGCAACGACCGCGAGCAAGTCCTGGAGCTGGCCGCAAGCGGCGAACTCGAACGGGTCTGCCTGTCTCCCGGTCCGAGCAACCCGCAAAACGCGGGGTTCTGCCTGGAATTCCTGGCCCGGCTGCCCAAACAGACCCCGGTGCTCGGCGTCTGCTTGGGCCACCAGACCCTGGGGCACTTCGCGGGCGCGCCCGTGGAACGCGCGGGGCGGATCATGCACGGCAAGACTTCCGAGGTCTTTCATGAGGGACAGGGCGTGTTCGCCGGACTGCCCTCGCCGTTCACGGTCTGCCGCTACCATTCCCTCATCGTCCCGGCCGAAAAGGCCGCCGACAAGATCGAGGTCACGGCCCGCACCGATCAGGGCGAGGTCATGGGGCTGCAATACCGGGACCGTCCCTGGCACGGCGTGCAGTTCCATCCGGAATCCATCCTCACCCCCGAAGGCCCCAAACTCCTTGCCAACTTCTTGAATATAAAAGGATAA
- a CDS encoding anthranilate synthase component I family protein: MQKITLTQHGKWLPADVQTTISLYMGLVGDQPGILLESAEVDGRLGRYSLIAFDYRLMLHPVDGKLVVVVNDDRLQALKALEGMDYLAGLKKILKALSIEQKTQGGNPRDSLPGLTRGLYGYFGYGVAGMLERKLADVCKPEDAEACLVLPGQMVLFDHLRHSCCYLSLDEGAAPKPAPVQWSTDLNAPEAGVPTVYPDKRMHRAMVERCKELIAEGECIQVVPSIRFSVPLADEPFKIYRRLRQANPSPFLFYMKFPDLPSMGKSRNTILLGSSPEMMARSSAGHLEVRPIAGTRWRGETEEEDNRLEADLLADPKERAEHVMLVDLGRNDLGRISKPGSVTVEKFMNVERFSHVMHLTSYVQGELKEGLDAIDVLQATFPAGTLSGAPKIRAMEIIADLEPQERGPYGGCIGWLGVDDGVVSLDTGITIRSLWIRDGKCYWQAGGGIVYDSDPEAEWNECNNKARVILEVITGKGGTDVFADR, encoded by the coding sequence ATGCAAAAAATCACGCTCACGCAGCACGGCAAATGGTTGCCTGCCGACGTGCAAACCACCATCTCCCTGTACATGGGCCTGGTGGGCGACCAACCCGGCATTCTTCTCGAATCCGCCGAAGTGGACGGTCGGCTTGGACGCTACTCACTCATCGCCTTCGATTACCGGCTCATGCTCCACCCCGTGGACGGCAAGCTGGTGGTGGTGGTCAACGACGACCGCCTGCAGGCACTCAAGGCCTTGGAGGGCATGGACTACCTCGCGGGCCTCAAGAAAATTCTCAAGGCGCTCTCCATTGAGCAGAAAACCCAGGGCGGCAATCCGCGCGACAGCCTCCCAGGCCTGACGCGCGGCCTGTACGGCTATTTCGGCTACGGCGTGGCGGGCATGCTCGAACGCAAGCTGGCCGACGTCTGCAAGCCGGAGGACGCCGAAGCCTGTCTGGTCCTGCCCGGCCAAATGGTCCTCTTTGACCATCTGCGCCACTCCTGCTGTTACCTCTCCCTCGACGAAGGAGCCGCCCCCAAGCCCGCTCCCGTTCAATGGAGCACGGACCTGAACGCCCCCGAAGCGGGCGTTCCCACGGTGTACCCCGATAAGCGAATGCACCGGGCCATGGTGGAACGCTGCAAGGAACTGATCGCCGAAGGCGAATGCATCCAGGTGGTTCCGTCCATCCGGTTCTCGGTGCCCCTGGCCGACGAACCCTTCAAGATCTACCGCAGGCTGCGCCAGGCCAACCCCTCCCCCTTCCTGTTCTACATGAAATTCCCGGACCTCCCGTCCATGGGCAAGTCCCGCAACACCATCCTGCTCGGCTCCTCTCCGGAGATGATGGCCCGCAGCTCGGCCGGGCACCTGGAAGTCCGCCCCATAGCGGGCACCCGGTGGCGCGGCGAGACCGAGGAGGAAGACAACCGGCTGGAAGCGGACCTGCTGGCCGATCCCAAGGAGCGGGCCGAACACGTCATGCTCGTGGACCTGGGCCGCAACGACTTGGGCCGCATCTCCAAGCCCGGCTCCGTGACCGTGGAGAAATTCATGAATGTGGAACGGTTCTCCCACGTCATGCACCTGACCTCCTACGTCCAGGGCGAACTCAAGGAGGGCCTGGATGCCATCGACGTGCTCCAGGCGACCTTCCCGGCGGGCACCCTGTCCGGCGCGCCCAAGATCCGGGCCATGGAGATCATCGCCGACCTGGAACCCCAGGAGCGCGGCCCTTACGGCGGCTGCATAGGCTGGCTCGGCGTGGACGACGGCGTGGTTTCGCTCGACACCGGCATCACTATCCGCTCCCTGTGGATCCGCGACGGCAAGTGCTACTGGCAGGCCGGTGGCGGCATCGTGTACGACTCCGACCCGGAAGCCGAATGGAACGAATGCAACAACAAGGCCCGGGTGATCCTCGAAGTCATCACAGGCAAGGGAGGCACCGATGTTTTTGCTGATCGATAA
- a CDS encoding prephenate dehydrogenase/arogenate dehydrogenase family protein yields the protein MATAIHHITIVGAGGQMGGRFSADFTGLGLSVSGLDRHSSDEEVRAALDGCDLLLLCVPVTAMNAVLERMAPHLTEPTILCDVGSVKVMPVKAMVNRYQGPVVGTHPLFGPIVPEGFEPRVAVMPARDRDADAAARVGDLFTRCGYGCFASTPEEHDRAMAYVQGLNYTSTVAFLAAARDVEGIQNFVTPSFRRRLDAASKMLTQDMELFEIISEANPFLQEVNRKFMSYLSLAAGGDLDLLADRAQWWWRNEKSC from the coding sequence ATGGCAACGGCAATTCACCATATCACCATCGTGGGTGCGGGCGGGCAGATGGGCGGCCGCTTCTCGGCGGACTTCACCGGGCTCGGGCTGTCCGTCTCCGGCTTGGACCGGCATTCCTCGGACGAAGAGGTGCGCGCAGCCCTCGACGGCTGCGACCTGCTCCTGCTCTGCGTGCCGGTCACGGCCATGAACGCCGTGCTCGAACGCATGGCGCCCCATCTGACGGAACCGACCATATTGTGCGACGTGGGCTCGGTGAAGGTCATGCCGGTCAAGGCCATGGTCAACCGCTACCAAGGCCCGGTGGTGGGCACCCACCCCCTCTTCGGCCCGATCGTCCCCGAGGGCTTCGAGCCACGCGTGGCGGTCATGCCCGCCCGCGACCGGGATGCGGACGCGGCGGCCCGGGTCGGCGACCTGTTCACCCGCTGCGGCTATGGCTGCTTCGCCTCCACGCCCGAGGAACACGACCGGGCCATGGCCTACGTCCAGGGGCTGAACTACACCTCCACCGTGGCCTTTCTGGCCGCCGCCCGCGATGTGGAGGGCATCCAAAACTTCGTCACCCCGTCCTTCCGGCGCAGGCTCGACGCGGCCTCCAAAATGCTCACGCAGGATATGGAACTGTTCGAGATCATCTCCGAGGCCAATCCGTTCCTGCAGGAAGTCAACCGCAAGTTCATGTCCTATCTCAGCTTGGCCGCCGGCGGCGATCTCGACCTGTTGGCCGACCGGGCCCAGTGGTGGTGGCGCAACGAAAAGTCTTGTTGA
- the aroA gene encoding 3-phosphoshikimate 1-carboxyvinyltransferase, with protein sequence MTKDPIIIHAPASKSLSHRTLIAAALAKGVSEISSVLDSDDITRTRDCLTACGASFEERNGRLTVTGMEDGPRGGNADGKHKDEAPHELFMHESGTTCRLMTAVAAAGKGSFRVHGAARMHERPMAELTTALAALGAKFDFENKAGFLPFVMTANGYKKKSVEISLEESSQYLSGLLLGAPMADHETTVSVTGKKAVSWPYVALTLRIMEDFKAGFVVEIREGNTWKEVPWRSIKNVTPGKVRFIVKPTGYENTGYQVEGDWSNASYFLAAGAVGTRPVLLKGLAADSLQGDRAILDILSQMGASIKVNFDGILVEPGPLRGISVDMGRCPDLVPTVAAVAAFASTPTTIGNVAHLRLKETDRLAACATEVARTGCGTEATDDSLIVRPAPLPRGREVDFKAYNDHRMAMSLSLFELAGITVNLDNPACVNKSFPGFFEEWKKIVG encoded by the coding sequence ATGACCAAAGACCCGATCATCATCCACGCACCGGCCAGCAAGTCCCTGTCCCACCGCACCCTGATCGCGGCCGCCCTGGCCAAGGGGGTGTCCGAGATATCCTCGGTCCTCGACTCCGACGACATCACTCGCACCCGGGACTGCCTGACCGCCTGCGGCGCGTCCTTTGAGGAGCGAAACGGCAGGCTCACGGTCACGGGCATGGAAGACGGGCCCAGGGGCGGCAACGCGGACGGCAAGCACAAGGACGAGGCCCCGCATGAGCTGTTCATGCACGAATCCGGGACCACATGCAGGCTGATGACTGCCGTGGCCGCTGCGGGCAAGGGCTCTTTCCGGGTCCACGGCGCGGCGCGCATGCACGAACGCCCCATGGCCGAACTGACCACCGCCCTGGCCGCGCTTGGCGCGAAGTTCGATTTCGAGAACAAGGCGGGCTTCCTGCCCTTCGTCATGACCGCCAACGGCTACAAAAAGAAAAGCGTGGAGATCTCCCTGGAGGAGAGCAGCCAATATCTGTCCGGCCTGCTTCTGGGTGCCCCCATGGCCGACCACGAGACAACCGTCTCGGTGACCGGCAAAAAGGCCGTGTCCTGGCCCTATGTGGCCCTGACCCTGCGCATCATGGAGGACTTCAAAGCGGGATTCGTCGTGGAGATCCGCGAGGGAAACACCTGGAAGGAAGTCCCGTGGCGCTCGATCAAAAATGTGACCCCGGGCAAAGTCCGGTTCATTGTCAAGCCCACCGGCTACGAGAACACCGGGTACCAGGTCGAGGGCGACTGGTCCAACGCCAGCTATTTCCTGGCCGCCGGGGCCGTGGGCACGCGGCCGGTGCTCCTCAAGGGATTGGCCGCCGATTCCCTCCAGGGCGACCGGGCGATCCTGGACATTCTCAGCCAGATGGGGGCGTCCATCAAGGTCAACTTCGACGGTATCCTGGTGGAGCCGGGCCCGCTGCGCGGCATCAGCGTGGACATGGGCCGCTGCCCGGACCTGGTGCCCACCGTGGCCGCCGTGGCCGCCTTCGCTTCCACGCCCACGACCATCGGCAACGTGGCCCATCTGCGCCTCAAGGAAACGGACAGGCTGGCCGCCTGCGCCACCGAAGTGGCCCGCACCGGGTGCGGCACCGAAGCCACCGACGATTCGCTGATCGTCCGGCCCGCCCCGCTGCCGCGTGGCCGCGAGGTGGACTTCAAGGCCTACAACGACCACCGCATGGCCATGTCCCTGTCCCTGTTCGAATTGGCCGGAATCACGGTCAACCTTGACAATCCGGCATGCGTCAACAAATCATTCCCGGGCTTCTTCGAGGAATGGAAAAAGATCGTCGGCTGA
- the pheA gene encoding prephenate dehydratase — MADDNKNQNVIPDLGELRNSIDVLDKKIVDLLNQRAELSLSVGRYKAAKGEAIYKPFREQEVMDKIADSSPGPLPDKHLRTIYREIMSSSRHLQRPERVVYLGPEGTFSYFAAIEHMGSSASLTPKGNFEEIFRAVAEEGAELGVIPLENSIEGTVGQVVDLFMRYKVYIQAEVFSRISHCLISRADKVEDVEVIYSHPQPLGQCREWLHAHLRDVPTIPMESTAEAAEVVAGKKAAAVIGHRKLADMHGMNVLAESIEDLPDNWTRFVIIGAAPSQEDRRDKTSILFTTPNRPGALARVLTTLAHQGINVTKLESRPFRGEKWKYVFFADLACDLGGGRYEDVLEDIRQQCLTLRVLGTYPTQEELQ; from the coding sequence ATGGCTGACGACAATAAGAACCAGAATGTAATCCCCGATCTCGGGGAACTGCGCAATTCCATCGACGTCCTGGACAAGAAGATCGTGGACCTGCTCAACCAGCGGGCCGAGTTGTCCCTGAGCGTGGGCCGGTACAAGGCGGCCAAGGGCGAAGCCATCTACAAGCCCTTCCGTGAGCAGGAGGTCATGGACAAGATCGCCGACTCCTCGCCCGGCCCGCTGCCGGACAAGCACCTGCGAACCATCTACCGCGAGATCATGAGTTCGTCGCGCCATTTGCAGCGGCCCGAGCGGGTGGTCTATCTCGGCCCCGAAGGCACCTTTTCCTATTTCGCGGCCATCGAACACATGGGGTCGTCCGCCTCGCTGACACCCAAAGGGAATTTCGAGGAAATCTTCCGGGCCGTGGCCGAGGAAGGGGCCGAATTGGGTGTCATCCCGCTGGAAAACTCCATCGAGGGCACCGTGGGCCAGGTGGTGGACCTGTTCATGAGATACAAGGTATACATCCAGGCCGAGGTCTTCAGCCGCATCAGCCATTGCCTCATCTCCCGCGCCGACAAGGTGGAGGACGTGGAGGTCATCTATTCGCACCCGCAACCGCTGGGCCAGTGCCGCGAGTGGCTGCACGCCCATCTGCGGGACGTGCCGACCATCCCCATGGAATCCACGGCCGAGGCCGCCGAAGTGGTGGCGGGCAAGAAGGCCGCCGCCGTCATCGGGCACCGCAAGCTGGCGGACATGCACGGCATGAACGTGCTGGCCGAATCCATCGAGGACTTGCCGGACAACTGGACCCGCTTCGTGATCATCGGAGCGGCCCCCTCCCAGGAGGACCGGCGCGACAAGACCTCCATCTTGTTCACCACGCCCAACCGGCCGGGGGCCCTGGCCCGGGTGCTGACCACCCTGGCCCACCAGGGCATCAACGTGACCAAGCTCGAATCCCGTCCCTTCCGGGGCGAGAAATGGAAATACGTCTTTTTCGCCGACCTGGCCTGCGACCTGGGCGGCGGCCGGTACGAGGACGTGCTGGAAGACATCCGCCAACAATGCCTTACGCTGCGAGTGCTCGGCACCTACCCCACCCAGGAGGAACTGCAATGA